The following coding sequences lie in one Agrobacterium vitis genomic window:
- a CDS encoding ParB/RepB/Spo0J family partition protein, with the protein MQLITADPRSLKDNPDRSRQSKSSPQSDAMLRASIRAIGVVQPPIVKLDPEGGNSYIIVFGHRRTAQAIAADLLEIPLLLADPSDDLGAMQSFAENIAREPLNPVDQWRAIERLVALGWTEESIAMALALTSRQIRKLRLLANILPAMLDQMARGDMPNEQQLRTIAAAGQDEQAEVWKKYKPKKQEPQVSWWEVARALTTTRMLAKHASFGDDLAQAYGITWVEDLFAPADEDSRYTTDVEAFLGAQQEWLANNLPKRGSVIETNEYGQAKLPAKAQQVYGKPGKGDLTGWYINARDGSVQSVAYRMPEVKKPKLVKDADGVETVVDEVEVTKARPDVTQKGLDMIGDLRTDALHEALARAPIEDDTLMALLILAFTGTNVSIASGASDNPYGHAKCGPHAARLIGEDGKLSFDRQTLVQAARSVLIEVLSLRRNRSDSGLIARIAGDAVGADEFLVNMATEDFLSCLSRTALEATAETAGVPGRIKVKDTRAALVEHFAVGKLVHPAALLAPSTEDVRSWAGRYTTVDSGLEDADDVPDTLEDRPSGCGIVDHSAAVEEADQGFREAAE; encoded by the coding sequence ATGCAGTTGATTACAGCCGATCCGCGCAGCCTGAAGGACAATCCCGACCGGTCCCGCCAGTCGAAATCCTCGCCACAGTCCGACGCGATGCTCCGCGCATCGATCAGGGCCATCGGCGTCGTGCAGCCGCCGATCGTCAAACTCGATCCGGAAGGCGGCAACAGCTACATCATCGTCTTCGGTCACCGCCGCACCGCCCAGGCGATTGCCGCGGATCTTTTGGAAATCCCCCTGCTGCTCGCTGATCCCTCAGACGATCTCGGCGCCATGCAGTCCTTTGCGGAAAACATCGCCCGCGAACCGCTGAACCCTGTCGATCAGTGGCGCGCCATTGAGCGGCTGGTGGCTCTCGGATGGACCGAGGAGTCGATCGCCATGGCGCTGGCACTCACGAGCCGGCAGATCCGCAAACTGCGGCTGCTCGCCAACATCCTGCCCGCCATGCTCGACCAGATGGCGCGGGGTGATATGCCGAACGAGCAGCAGCTGCGCACGATCGCCGCCGCAGGCCAGGACGAACAGGCCGAGGTCTGGAAGAAGTATAAGCCGAAGAAGCAGGAGCCGCAGGTCTCGTGGTGGGAGGTTGCCCGGGCACTGACCACGACCCGGATGCTGGCCAAACATGCAAGTTTCGGCGACGATCTGGCGCAGGCTTACGGCATCACCTGGGTCGAGGATCTGTTTGCACCCGCCGATGAAGACAGCCGCTACACCACCGATGTCGAGGCATTCCTCGGGGCGCAGCAGGAATGGCTTGCCAACAACCTGCCCAAGCGCGGCTCGGTTATCGAGACCAATGAATACGGCCAGGCTAAGCTGCCTGCCAAAGCACAACAGGTCTACGGCAAGCCGGGCAAAGGCGACCTGACCGGCTGGTACATTAACGCGCGCGATGGCTCGGTTCAGTCCGTTGCCTACCGCATGCCGGAAGTGAAGAAGCCCAAGCTGGTCAAGGATGCGGATGGTGTCGAAACCGTCGTTGACGAGGTCGAGGTAACCAAGGCGCGGCCCGACGTGACCCAGAAGGGTCTCGACATGATCGGCGATCTGCGCACCGATGCTCTGCACGAGGCGCTCGCCCGGGCGCCGATCGAGGACGACACTCTGATGGCTCTGCTCATTCTCGCCTTCACCGGCACAAATGTCAGCATTGCCAGCGGCGCATCGGACAATCCCTACGGTCATGCCAAATGCGGCCCGCATGCTGCCCGGCTGATTGGCGAGGACGGCAAGCTGTCCTTCGATCGACAGACACTGGTGCAGGCTGCGCGCTCGGTCCTGATCGAAGTCCTTTCGCTTCGGCGCAATCGCTCCGATAGCGGCCTGATCGCCCGTATTGCCGGCGACGCTGTCGGCGCTGATGAGTTCCTGGTCAATATGGCGACGGAAGACTTCCTCTCATGCCTGTCACGCACTGCGCTGGAGGCGACCGCGGAAACGGCGGGCGTGCCCGGTCGGATCAAAGTGAAGGATACCCGTGCGGCTCTGGTCGAGCATTTTGCCGTGGGAAAGCTGGTGCATCCAGCAGCGCTGCTCGCGCCTTCCACTGAGGACGTGCGGTCGTGGGCTGGACGTTACACCACCGTCGACAGCGGATTGGAGGATGCC
- the ligD gene encoding non-homologous end-joining DNA ligase: MTKPPRQKSQPLLRETDAPIRSRPRKPRDPAQPQLPFDPMPDRIEPCLALLKAKPPSGPDWIYEIKWDGYRIAVHIEPNSVRIITRGGHDWTDRFPAIAAAARKLGVGTAILDGEAVVLDAEGRSDFWALQRSLGGRGGRQASDDAILYAFDLLYFDGHDLTKMELSGRRHLLEDLIGESDGAIRVSEMLEADGATLLAAAREHGLEGIIAKHRDSAYRSGRLGDWLKIKCIQSESFVIVGYEPSSAARGGIGSLLLAAYQGDAFVYVGSVGTGFKEKDTIELRRMLDTLKTRRAPVPVDKKGAVFVQPTLIAEIEYRAWTDDGKLRHASYKGLRDVQDNAAIYKLGE; encoded by the coding sequence ATGACAAAGCCGCCGCGCCAGAAATCCCAGCCGCTTTTGCGGGAGACGGACGCTCCGATCCGCTCGCGACCGCGCAAACCCCGCGATCCGGCGCAGCCGCAACTTCCTTTCGACCCGATGCCCGATCGCATCGAACCGTGCCTGGCGTTGTTGAAAGCAAAACCGCCATCGGGACCGGACTGGATCTATGAAATCAAATGGGACGGCTATCGTATTGCGGTTCACATCGAGCCAAACTCGGTGCGGATCATCACCCGCGGCGGTCATGACTGGACCGACAGGTTTCCGGCAATCGCCGCCGCTGCGCGCAAGCTTGGCGTCGGGACAGCCATTCTCGATGGGGAAGCCGTCGTGCTCGATGCCGAGGGCCGCTCGGACTTCTGGGCGCTGCAGCGTTCGCTTGGCGGGCGCGGGGGCAGACAAGCGTCAGACGATGCTATCCTCTACGCATTCGACCTGTTGTATTTCGATGGCCATGACCTGACGAAGATGGAGCTTTCCGGACGTCGTCACCTGCTGGAAGACCTGATCGGCGAAAGCGACGGAGCGATCCGCGTCTCCGAGATGCTCGAAGCCGATGGAGCGACACTTCTGGCGGCCGCGCGCGAGCACGGCCTCGAAGGCATTATCGCCAAGCACCGCGACAGTGCCTATCGTTCGGGCCGGCTCGGCGACTGGCTGAAGATCAAATGCATCCAGAGCGAAAGCTTTGTGATTGTCGGATACGAGCCGTCCTCTGCAGCACGCGGCGGGATCGGCAGCCTGTTGCTCGCAGCCTACCAGGGCGACGCGTTCGTCTATGTCGGTTCGGTCGGGACTGGCTTCAAAGAGAAAGACACTATCGAACTGCGCCGGATGCTGGACACGCTGAAGACCAGGCGTGCTCCCGTTCCCGTCGACAAGAAGGGGGCCGTCTTCGTTCAACCGACTTTGATTGCCGAGATCGAATACCGCGCCTGGACCGACGACGGCAAGCTGCGGCATGCCTCATACAAGGGTCTGCGAGATGTGCAAGATAACGCGGCGATCTACAAACTCGGCGAGTAG
- a CDS encoding helicase-related protein, which yields MRAKVDFRLQGFRGLAKTWRDRARDNIAAILLANEIERHGLPARPDQQERLIKFTGFGASDLANGIFRRPGDEAFRKGWEELGGNLESAVAAGDYASLARCTQYAHFTPEFIVRAIWSGLIRMGFKGGRILEPGIGTGMFPALMPEALSKVSHVTGVELDPVTARIVRLLQPRATIITSDFARTDLPAHFDLAIGNPPFSDRTVKSDPAFRSLGFRLHDYFIAKSLDRLKPGGLAAFVTSSGTMDKADARAREHIAGMADLVGAIRLPEGSFRADAGTDVVVDILFFRKRRADDQAGSGNWLDLADVQSAGEGDSVRINRWFVDHPDMVLGRHAMTSGPFGETYTCLPFGNDLETSLNDAISRLSADLYDGDVTPIDFALEDEVTEATAERPDDPKVREGSYFIGKATALMQLVDGIAVPVKVRKGRSTDGIFAKHALIIRKLIPIRDAVRLILKLQERDQPWTQAQVSLRIAWSSFVREFGPINFTSVSTSEDPETGEVREVHRRPNLAPFLDDPDCWLVASIEDYDLETNTAKPGPIFTERVIAPPPTPLITSAIDALAVVLNERGHVDPDHIAELLHRDVEGVIDELGESIFRDPSSGSWQMSDAYLSGAVRSKLVAARAAADLDPAFARNVAALERVQPADLRPSDITARLGAPWIPADDVVAFVRQTMDAEISIHHLPELATWTVNARQLEWSAAGTTEWGTHRRHAGQLLSDALNSSVPQIFDTVRDGETERRVLNTVETEAAKEKLAKIKTAFQSWIWSDPDRTDRLARVYNDTFNNIAPRSFNGAHLQLPGACCALSLYGHQKRGIWRIISAGATYLAHAVGAGKTLTMAAAIMEQRRLGLINKAMLVVPGHCLAQAAREFLALYPNARILIADETNFVREKRHRFLSRAATANWDAIIITHSAFRFISVPSSFEAQMIQDELELYEELLIKVERDDRLSRKRVERMKEGHKERLEALATRKDDLLTLSELGIDQIIVDEAQEFRKLSFATNMSTLRGVDPNGSQRAWDLFVKSRFLETKNPGRALVLASGTPITNTLGEMFSVQRMMDPAALSERGLHEFDAWASTFGDTSTELELQPSGKYKPVTRFSQFVNVPELIAMFRSFADVVLPVDLKTYVKVPEVSGGKRQIVTAEPTAAFKSYQKQLDARIKAIEMRDGPAKPGDDILLSVITDGRHAAIDLRLVDQAMGNETANKLNALVSNAHRIWQETGGAEYRRKDGKPFDRPGAGQLIFSDLGTINVEATRGFSAYRWIRDELVRLGVPAPEIAFMQDYKKSDAKQRLFNDFNAGKVRVLIGSSETMGTGVNVQARLKALHHLDVPWLPSQIEQREGRIIRQGNQHDEVDVFAYATLGSLDATMWQNNERKARFIAAALSGDTSVRRLEDMGEGQANQFAMAKAIASGDERLMQKAGLEAEIARLDRLRAAHIDDQHAIRRQIRDAERDIEFSSRRIADVGSDIARLVPTAGDAFSIQVGSEDFDERKLAGRALMKEILTLVQLQQENEVSIATIGGFDLGYHGERFGKDGYRYETFLKRTGGDYEIDLAVTTTPIGAISRLEHALGGFEQERENHRNRLVDAKRRLASYTPRLGESFSFEAELELKLSHLDEIERDLAATADEPEEDRQEAA from the coding sequence ATGCGGGCGAAGGTGGATTTCCGGCTGCAGGGTTTTCGCGGTCTCGCCAAAACCTGGCGCGACCGTGCGCGCGACAATATCGCCGCCATCCTGCTGGCGAACGAGATCGAACGTCACGGATTGCCGGCCCGACCTGACCAGCAGGAAAGGTTGATCAAGTTCACCGGTTTCGGTGCATCGGATCTGGCCAACGGCATTTTCCGGCGTCCCGGCGACGAGGCGTTTCGCAAAGGCTGGGAGGAGCTCGGCGGCAATCTGGAAAGTGCCGTTGCGGCAGGGGACTACGCGTCTCTGGCGCGGTGCACGCAATATGCCCACTTCACTCCGGAATTTATCGTTCGTGCCATCTGGTCGGGCCTAATCCGCATGGGGTTCAAGGGCGGTCGGATCCTGGAGCCGGGCATCGGCACGGGTATGTTTCCGGCGCTCATGCCCGAGGCGCTCTCCAAGGTGAGCCACGTCACCGGCGTCGAGCTCGATCCCGTCACCGCCCGCATCGTTCGGCTGCTACAACCGCGGGCCACGATCATCACAAGTGATTTCGCCCGGACGGATCTGCCAGCCCATTTCGATCTGGCGATCGGCAATCCGCCGTTTTCTGACAGGACGGTGAAGAGCGATCCGGCCTTCCGGTCTCTCGGTTTCCGGCTGCACGATTACTTTATTGCCAAGTCCCTCGACCGGCTGAAGCCGGGCGGTCTTGCCGCTTTCGTGACCTCGTCCGGCACGATGGACAAGGCCGACGCCCGCGCCCGCGAACACATCGCTGGCATGGCCGATCTCGTTGGTGCAATCCGCCTGCCCGAAGGCAGCTTTCGCGCCGACGCCGGAACGGATGTGGTCGTCGATATTCTCTTTTTCCGGAAGCGACGAGCCGACGACCAGGCTGGAAGCGGCAACTGGCTTGATCTCGCGGATGTCCAGTCTGCAGGTGAGGGCGACAGCGTCCGTATCAACAGGTGGTTCGTTGATCACCCCGACATGGTGCTGGGCCGCCATGCGATGACGTCAGGTCCATTCGGCGAGACCTATACCTGCCTCCCGTTCGGTAATGATCTCGAAACGAGCCTGAACGACGCGATCAGTCGGCTATCGGCCGACCTCTACGACGGTGATGTCACGCCGATCGATTTCGCGCTCGAGGACGAGGTGACCGAGGCGACGGCAGAGCGGCCAGACGATCCCAAGGTGCGCGAGGGAAGCTATTTCATTGGCAAGGCCACGGCGCTGATGCAGTTGGTGGATGGGATCGCTGTCCCGGTCAAGGTCAGGAAGGGCCGCAGCACTGATGGCATCTTTGCCAAGCACGCCCTGATCATCCGAAAGCTGATCCCGATCCGCGATGCGGTCCGGCTCATTCTCAAGCTTCAGGAACGCGACCAGCCGTGGACTCAGGCGCAGGTCTCGCTGCGCATCGCCTGGTCGAGCTTCGTGCGAGAATTCGGCCCGATCAACTTCACGTCCGTTTCGACATCGGAGGATCCGGAAACCGGTGAAGTCAGGGAGGTCCATCGCCGGCCGAATCTTGCGCCTTTCCTCGACGATCCCGATTGCTGGTTGGTCGCCTCCATTGAGGACTATGATCTGGAGACCAACACAGCGAAGCCAGGACCGATCTTTACCGAGCGGGTGATCGCGCCTCCGCCCACACCCCTGATCACCTCTGCAATAGACGCGCTCGCTGTGGTTCTCAACGAACGCGGTCATGTCGACCCCGATCATATTGCCGAGTTGCTGCATCGTGACGTGGAAGGTGTGATCGATGAGTTGGGTGAATCCATCTTCCGCGATCCGTCCAGCGGCTCCTGGCAGATGTCAGATGCCTATTTGTCCGGCGCGGTCCGGTCGAAGCTGGTAGCTGCACGCGCGGCCGCGGACCTAGATCCCGCATTCGCGCGCAATGTTGCGGCGCTGGAGCGCGTCCAGCCCGCCGATCTCAGGCCCTCGGATATCACCGCACGCCTCGGCGCGCCTTGGATTCCTGCCGATGACGTTGTTGCCTTCGTCCGGCAGACCATGGACGCCGAGATCTCCATCCATCATCTCCCGGAACTGGCGACATGGACGGTCAATGCCCGGCAGCTTGAATGGTCTGCGGCAGGCACGACGGAATGGGGCACCCATCGCCGCCATGCGGGCCAGCTGCTGTCGGACGCCCTGAACTCCTCCGTGCCGCAGATCTTCGACACGGTCCGCGATGGCGAGACCGAGCGCCGGGTGTTGAACACGGTGGAGACGGAAGCCGCCAAGGAAAAGCTTGCCAAGATCAAGACCGCCTTCCAGTCGTGGATCTGGTCTGATCCGGATCGCACCGACCGGTTGGCGCGGGTCTATAACGACACGTTCAACAACATCGCGCCGCGATCCTTCAACGGTGCCCATCTCCAACTACCGGGCGCTTGCTGCGCGCTTTCTTTGTACGGTCATCAGAAGCGCGGCATCTGGCGGATCATTTCGGCTGGCGCCACCTATCTCGCCCATGCCGTCGGTGCTGGAAAGACGCTGACTATGGCCGCCGCCATTATGGAACAGCGCCGGCTCGGGCTGATCAACAAGGCGATGCTGGTCGTGCCCGGCCATTGCCTGGCGCAGGCGGCCCGCGAGTTTCTGGCGCTCTATCCCAACGCACGGATCCTGATTGCCGACGAGACCAACTTTGTCAGGGAGAAGCGACACCGCTTTCTGTCGCGGGCTGCCACCGCCAACTGGGATGCCATAATCATCACGCACTCGGCGTTCCGCTTCATCTCCGTTCCCTCATCGTTCGAGGCTCAGATGATCCAGGACGAATTGGAGCTCTACGAGGAGCTGCTGATCAAGGTCGAGCGCGACGACCGACTGTCGCGCAAGCGCGTTGAACGCATGAAGGAAGGTCACAAGGAACGGCTGGAAGCGCTGGCCACCCGCAAGGACGACCTGCTGACCCTCTCGGAGCTCGGCATCGACCAGATCATCGTCGACGAGGCGCAGGAATTCCGCAAGCTGTCGTTCGCCACCAACATGTCGACCCTGCGCGGTGTCGATCCGAACGGTTCGCAGCGTGCCTGGGATCTGTTCGTCAAATCCCGCTTCCTCGAGACGAAGAACCCCGGCAGGGCGCTGGTGCTGGCTTCGGGAACGCCGATCACCAACACGCTCGGCGAGATGTTCTCCGTGCAGCGGATGATGGATCCGGCAGCATTGTCGGAACGTGGTCTGCACGAGTTCGACGCATGGGCCTCGACCTTCGGCGATACCTCGACCGAACTCGAACTGCAGCCGTCGGGCAAATACAAGCCGGTCACCCGCTTCAGCCAGTTCGTCAATGTGCCGGAACTGATTGCCATGTTCCGCTCCTTCGCCGACGTTGTGCTGCCCGTCGATCTGAAAACCTATGTGAAAGTGCCGGAGGTCTCCGGCGGCAAGCGCCAGATCGTCACCGCCGAGCCGACGGCCGCTTTCAAGTCCTACCAGAAACAGCTGGACGCGCGGATCAAGGCGATCGAGATGCGCGATGGCCCGGCCAAGCCCGGCGATGACATCCTTCTCTCGGTCATCACCGACGGACGTCACGCCGCGATCGATCTGCGCCTGGTTGATCAGGCCATGGGCAATGAGACCGCCAACAAGCTCAACGCGCTTGTCTCCAACGCCCACCGGATTTGGCAGGAAACGGGAGGGGCGGAGTATCGTCGCAAGGACGGAAAGCCGTTCGACCGGCCGGGCGCCGGCCAGCTCATCTTCTCCGATCTCGGCACGATCAATGTCGAGGCGACGCGGGGTTTTTCCGCCTATCGCTGGATCCGCGATGAGCTCGTCCGCCTAGGCGTGCCGGCTCCCGAAATCGCCTTCATGCAGGATTACAAGAAGTCGGATGCCAAGCAGCGGTTGTTCAACGACTTCAATGCCGGCAAGGTCCGCGTCCTGATCGGGTCCTCGGAGACAATGGGCACCGGCGTCAACGTTCAGGCCCGGTTGAAGGCGCTGCATCACCTCGACGTGCCATGGCTCCCATCGCAGATCGAGCAGCGCGAGGGCCGGATCATCCGCCAAGGCAACCAGCATGACGAGGTCGACGTCTTCGCCTACGCAACGCTCGGCAGCCTCGACGCCACCATGTGGCAGAACAATGAGCGCAAGGCTCGTTTCATTGCCGCCGCCCTGTCAGGCGACACCAGCGTTCGACGGCTTGAGGATATGGGCGAGGGGCAGGCCAATCAGTTCGCCATGGCCAAAGCGATTGCTTCAGGCGACGAGCGGCTGATGCAGAAGGCGGGGCTGGAGGCTGAAATCGCCCGTCTTGACCGGCTGCGGGCCGCCCATATCGACGATCAGCATGCGATCCGCCGGCAGATCCGTGACGCTGAACGCGATATCGAGTTTTCCAGCCGCCGGATCGCGGATGTGGGGAGCGACATCGCCCGTTTGGTTCCGACCGCGGGCGACGCATTCTCGATACAGGTCGGAAGCGAAGATTTCGATGAACGCAAACTGGCTGGACGCGCGCTTATGAAGGAGATTCTCACGCTGGTTCAGCTTCAGCAGGAGAATGAGGTGAGCATCGCCACGATCGGCGGTTTCGATCTTGGCTATCATGGCGAGCGGTTCGGCAAGGACGGTTATCGCTACGAGACGTTTCTCAAACGCACTGGTGGCGACTACGAGATCGACCTGGCTGTCACCACCACGCCGATCGGCGCGATCTCCCGGCTCGAACATGCGCTTGGCGGGTTTGAACAGGAACGCGAGAACCATCGCAATAGGCTCGTCGATGCGAAACGACGTCTCGCCTCCTATACGCCGCGTTTGGGAGAGAGCTTCTCATTCGAAGCCGAACTCGAACTCAAACTGAGCCATCTGGACGAGATCGAAAGGGATCTTGCGGCAACCGCCGATGAACCAGAGGAGGATCGTCAGGAAGCCGCGTAA
- a CDS encoding recombinase family protein, whose translation MTAIGYARVSTGDQDTALQLDALRKAGCERLFEDKASGTKTDRLGLAEAIRYVRDGDTLTVWKLDRLGRLMKHLIEIITELEAKGVGFRSITENIDTTTSGGRLVFHLFGALAQFERDLIRERTRAGLQAAEERGRRGGRQVVVTPDKLAKARQHLAAGLNVREAAARVKIGKTALYEALKAEKATTSTVKPT comes from the coding sequence ATGACCGCTATCGGCTATGCAAGGGTCTCCACCGGCGACCAGGACACCGCCCTGCAACTCGACGCTTTGCGCAAAGCAGGTTGTGAAAGGCTGTTCGAGGATAAGGCATCCGGCACGAAGACTGACCGACTCGGATTGGCGGAGGCGATCCGCTACGTTCGCGACGGCGACACGCTCACAGTCTGGAAGCTCGACCGCCTCGGCCGGTTGATGAAGCACCTCATCGAGATCATCACCGAACTGGAGGCCAAAGGCGTCGGCTTCCGATCCATCACCGAAAACATCGACACCACGACATCCGGCGGTCGCCTGGTCTTCCACCTGTTCGGCGCGCTGGCACAGTTCGAGCGCGATCTGATCCGGGAACGAACACGTGCCGGTCTGCAAGCCGCAGAGGAACGCGGCCGACGCGGTGGCCGACAAGTCGTCGTAACCCCGGACAAACTTGCCAAAGCCCGCCAGCATCTGGCGGCCGGTTTGAACGTCCGGGAAGCCGCGGCCCGCGTGAAAATCGGGAAAACCGCCCTCTACGAAGCTCTCAAGGCCGAAAAAGCAACGACATCCACGGTCAAACCAACCTGA
- a CDS encoding Tn3 family transposase — translation MVRRALLSEAWWQQATIIPDNEREIAKHYTLDRSDLDLIMRQNKASNRLGLACVLATLRYPGRPLADGEVLPAGVLRFLARQIGVDHHEIERYFERPQTRREHLALLFDRMQMRPFVPSDVRALTGWLTPAAQTLRHADVLADMVVEELRRRRILLPARPALEAIIHVAIRRGIRIAHRALAGGISEGQKLDLDKLLDPREGTSVTILAWARTPALSPAAVNLDRIAERIRFLRSLNLPTTLMDRIPAKVFDEFAAEGTRMSAQHLRDLNTERRHAVLAATVLHLSRHLTDCAIDMFKKLMGILTRRANNQAAARVTRSVREVQTPLKDVSKVCHAIIKAREKGEDMAKALDLVIQWPAFTTSVQAVDTLIAPDVIDGKIEMLQRYPTIRKLAPQFLSTLVFRGHAVAANLLRALSVVAGLYRTGKRTIPDKAPISFAPKGWMPLILKDGKIDRRAYELCLFSELKRRLDAGDVWVEGAKRFQSFESFLIPTPTFELMREEGPLPIAVDTDVETYLRQQRQLLNDGLADLSRLAAAGELDDVELTGAGFSVTPHKAMFPDIAKSLKLKVESRLPAIRITDLLLEVDARTEFSNAFTHLRSGRTADNKLALLTAILADGINLGLTRMADVSPGITMRQLAWAHDWHIREEGYTAAHAILVNAQRQLPLASLWGDGTTSSSDGQYFPAGGHAEAIGDLNGRYGPNPGAKFYRFTSDQYGAFYIIAMNANASEAIYVLDGLLYHGSDLAIGTHYVDTGGVSDMSFALCHLVGFQIVPRLRGLKDRKLYLFPRDAPPENLAPLVGEHINVERIKANWNDILRLVTTIRSGQVRPSTLLAKLSAFPRQNGLALALRDLGRINRSIFLPQWWQNPEMRRNATAGLNKSESQNTLARALFFNRLGELRDRTFESQFYRASGLNLLINAIVYWNTLYLEPAFAELNRDGIPTPLDIIKHITPLGWQHISLTGDYIWTPTDGVDLRPLRRETSILAA, via the coding sequence ATGGTGCGAAGAGCATTACTGAGCGAGGCATGGTGGCAACAGGCGACGATCATCCCGGATAACGAAAGGGAGATCGCCAAACATTACACGCTGGATCGATCGGATCTCGACCTGATCATGCGACAGAACAAGGCCTCGAACAGACTGGGCCTCGCCTGTGTTCTGGCCACGCTACGATACCCTGGCCGACCGCTTGCGGATGGCGAGGTCCTGCCGGCTGGCGTCTTACGATTTCTGGCGCGGCAGATCGGCGTCGATCACCATGAGATCGAACGTTATTTCGAGCGCCCACAGACGCGGCGCGAGCATCTGGCCCTGCTTTTCGACAGAATGCAGATGCGTCCGTTTGTGCCTTCGGACGTGCGGGCACTCACAGGCTGGCTGACACCTGCCGCACAAACCCTGCGCCACGCCGATGTATTGGCGGATATGGTCGTGGAAGAACTGCGACGCAGGAGAATTCTCTTGCCAGCGCGGCCAGCGCTCGAAGCCATCATTCATGTGGCGATCAGGCGCGGCATTCGTATTGCTCATCGGGCCTTGGCCGGCGGGATCTCAGAAGGCCAAAAGCTCGATCTGGACAAGCTTCTCGATCCGCGTGAGGGGACAAGCGTGACTATTCTTGCCTGGGCGAGAACGCCAGCATTGTCGCCAGCCGCCGTCAACCTCGACAGAATTGCCGAGCGCATTCGCTTTCTCCGGTCTCTGAACCTGCCGACGACGTTGATGGATCGCATTCCGGCCAAGGTCTTTGACGAATTTGCTGCAGAGGGGACGCGAATGAGCGCGCAGCATCTGCGCGACCTTAACACCGAACGCCGACATGCTGTCCTGGCTGCAACAGTGCTCCACCTTTCCCGCCATCTCACCGATTGCGCGATCGACATGTTCAAGAAACTCATGGGCATCCTGACGCGGCGAGCCAATAACCAGGCGGCTGCTCGCGTCACCCGATCCGTTCGGGAAGTGCAGACGCCGTTGAAGGACGTTTCAAAAGTCTGCCATGCGATCATCAAGGCCAGAGAGAAGGGTGAGGACATGGCCAAAGCGCTTGATCTGGTCATCCAATGGCCAGCTTTTACAACCAGTGTCCAGGCGGTCGATACGCTGATCGCGCCGGATGTTATCGACGGTAAAATCGAAATGCTCCAGCGCTATCCGACGATCAGGAAACTGGCGCCACAGTTTCTCTCCACTCTCGTGTTCCGCGGTCACGCAGTGGCGGCGAACCTCTTGCGGGCGCTATCCGTGGTCGCGGGTCTATATCGTACGGGCAAAAGGACCATACCCGACAAGGCACCGATCTCCTTTGCGCCGAAGGGCTGGATGCCTCTCATACTCAAAGATGGAAAGATTGATCGCAGGGCTTATGAGCTTTGCCTGTTCAGCGAATTGAAGCGCCGGCTCGATGCGGGCGATGTCTGGGTGGAAGGAGCCAAACGCTTCCAGTCTTTCGAAAGCTTTCTCATTCCCACGCCGACATTCGAGCTGATGCGTGAGGAAGGACCGCTTCCAATCGCCGTTGATACCGATGTCGAGACGTATCTTCGCCAACAGCGCCAGCTGCTGAACGATGGACTGGCTGACCTCTCGCGTCTGGCCGCAGCCGGCGAGCTCGACGATGTAGAACTGACCGGGGCGGGGTTTAGCGTCACGCCGCACAAGGCTATGTTTCCGGACATCGCCAAGTCGCTGAAGCTAAAGGTGGAAAGCCGTCTGCCTGCGATCCGCATCACTGACCTTTTGCTCGAGGTTGACGCCCGAACGGAATTTTCGAACGCCTTTACCCATTTGCGCAGCGGTCGGACGGCCGACAACAAGCTTGCGCTCCTCACCGCCATCCTGGCGGACGGGATCAATCTCGGTCTCACGAGAATGGCGGACGTTTCCCCCGGCATTACGATGCGCCAACTCGCCTGGGCGCACGACTGGCATATTCGCGAGGAAGGTTACACGGCCGCGCACGCCATTCTCGTCAACGCCCAGAGGCAATTGCCTCTGGCAAGCTTGTGGGGCGATGGAACAACGTCATCCTCCGATGGCCAGTATTTTCCGGCGGGCGGACACGCCGAGGCGATCGGCGACCTCAACGGCCGCTATGGTCCCAACCCCGGCGCCAAATTCTACCGGTTCACCTCTGACCAGTACGGCGCTTTCTACATCATCGCCATGAATGCCAATGCGAGCGAAGCCATCTATGTCCTCGATGGACTGCTCTATCATGGCAGCGATCTCGCCATCGGAACCCACTATGTCGATACCGGCGGGGTAAGCGATATGAGCTTCGCCCTTTGCCATCTCGTTGGTTTCCAGATTGTGCCTCGGCTGCGCGGTCTCAAGGATCGCAAGCTCTATCTTTTCCCGCGCGACGCGCCTCCCGAAAACCTGGCGCCGCTCGTTGGCGAGCACATCAACGTCGAGCGGATCAAGGCAAACTGGAACGACATCCTGCGGCTGGTCACGACGATCCGTTCCGGGCAGGTTCGGCCTTCGACCCTGTTGGCAAAGCTGTCCGCATTCCCACGCCAGAACGGACTGGCGTTGGCGCTACGCGATCTCGGTCGCATCAATCGGTCCATCTTTCTGCCCCAGTGGTGGCAGAACCCCGAAATGCGCAGGAACGCGACGGCCGGCCTCAACAAGAGCGAATCCCAGAACACCTTGGCCCGCGCACTGTTCTTCAATCGCCTCGGAGAATTGCGCGACCGGACTTTCGAGAGCCAGTTCTACCGAGCATCTGGACTGAACCTGCTAATCAACGCCATCGTCTACTGGAACACACTCTATCTTGAACCGGCGTTCGCCGAGCTCAACCGAGATGGCATTCCCACGCCGCTTGACATCATCAAACACATTACCCCACTCGGCTGGCAGCACATCAGTCTCACCGGCGATTACATCTGGACCCCAACAGACGGCGTTGATCTCAGGCCATTGCGGCGCGAAACATCTATCCTCGCAGCGTGA